The following coding sequences are from one Arcobacter nitrofigilis DSM 7299 window:
- the gyrA gene encoding DNA gyrase subunit A: protein MENLFENQDIIDINIEDSVKSSYLDYSMSVIIGRALPDAKDGLKPVHRRILFAMHDLNMSARAPYKKSARIVGDVIGKYHPHGDTSVYDALVRMAQSFSMREPLIDGQGNFGSVDGDSAAAMRYTESRFTKISEDILKDIDKDTVNFTANYDDTLKEPSVLPTRVPTLLMNGSEGIAVGMATKIPPHNLNELLDATMHILDNPEATADELMEFIQGPDFPTGGTIFGRRGIIDAYNTGRGRVRIRAKHHIETRGKKEIIVLDELPYQVNKARLIELIANLTKDKQIEGISEVRDESDRDGIRVVIELKKDAMSEIVMNNLYKSTPMETTFGIILLAVYNKEPKVFTLPELLNVFISHRKTVIIRRTIFDLEKAKARAHILEGLKIALDNIDEVVKIIRASANDSDAKEKLELRFGLSPIQSQAILDMRLGRLTGLQRDKLEAEYQELMAIIAELESILKSEEKLVEIIKEELSEIREKYSSKRLTDIEDSYDEIDIEDLIPNEPMVVTITHNGYVKRVPIKSYEKQRRGGKGKVAVTTHDDDFIERFFVTNTHDTLMFVTNMGQLYWLKVYRIPEGSRTAKGKAVVNLINLRPDEKIMEIIPTSDFDESKSLAFFTRNGVVKRTSLSEFSNIRSNGVRAIVLDDADEIVTAKITTPSTQYLMIFTSLGQCIRFDVEKTREQGRSTRGVRGIKFKHDTDFVVDANVVDNIEQELLTVSQKGIGKRTTVEEYRETNRAGSGVISMKLSAKTGNVVGAVLVDEAQDLMILTSIGKMIRVDMQTIRKAGRNTSGVIIVNVDAKDKVVSIAKCPKEDDDELDIENADTMDGINLDEFNLKDKPEEENNDTNNKEDNILGED, encoded by the coding sequence ATGGAAAACCTTTTTGAAAATCAAGATATTATAGATATTAATATCGAAGATTCCGTAAAGTCTTCATATTTAGACTACTCGATGAGTGTAATTATTGGTCGAGCTTTACCAGATGCTAAAGATGGATTGAAGCCAGTACACAGAAGAATACTATTTGCAATGCATGATTTAAATATGAGTGCAAGAGCACCTTATAAAAAATCAGCGAGAATCGTTGGAGATGTTATTGGTAAGTACCATCCACATGGTGATACTTCAGTTTATGATGCACTTGTAAGAATGGCACAAAGTTTCTCTATGAGAGAACCACTTATTGATGGACAAGGAAACTTCGGTTCAGTAGATGGTGATAGTGCAGCAGCGATGAGATATACAGAATCAAGATTTACTAAAATATCAGAAGATATTTTAAAAGATATAGATAAAGATACAGTTAACTTTACAGCAAACTATGATGATACTTTAAAAGAGCCATCAGTTTTACCTACAAGAGTTCCTACGCTACTTATGAATGGTTCTGAAGGTATTGCAGTTGGTATGGCTACAAAGATTCCTCCTCATAATTTAAATGAGTTACTTGATGCAACAATGCATATTCTTGATAATCCAGAAGCAACGGCTGATGAATTAATGGAATTTATTCAAGGTCCAGATTTCCCAACAGGTGGAACTATCTTTGGACGAAGAGGTATTATTGACGCATATAATACAGGACGTGGACGAGTTAGAATCAGAGCTAAGCACCATATTGAAACAAGAGGTAAGAAAGAGATTATTGTACTTGATGAATTGCCTTATCAAGTAAATAAAGCAAGACTTATTGAGCTTATTGCAAATCTTACAAAAGATAAACAAATAGAAGGTATCTCAGAAGTTAGAGATGAATCAGATAGAGATGGTATTAGAGTTGTAATTGAACTTAAAAAAGATGCCATGAGTGAAATAGTTATGAATAACTTATATAAGTCAACTCCTATGGAGACAACTTTTGGAATTATTCTTTTAGCTGTATATAATAAAGAGCCAAAAGTATTTACTTTACCTGAGTTATTAAATGTATTTATTTCACATAGAAAAACTGTAATTATCAGAAGAACAATATTTGATTTAGAAAAAGCAAAAGCAAGAGCACATATCTTAGAAGGTCTAAAAATCGCCCTTGATAACATTGATGAAGTGGTAAAAATCATCAGAGCAAGTGCAAATGATAGTGATGCAAAAGAAAAATTAGAATTAAGATTCGGATTAAGTCCAATTCAATCACAAGCTATTTTAGATATGAGATTAGGAAGATTAACAGGTCTTCAAAGAGATAAATTAGAAGCTGAATACCAAGAGTTGATGGCTATAATTGCAGAACTTGAATCAATTCTAAAATCAGAAGAAAAATTAGTTGAAATTATAAAAGAAGAATTAAGTGAAATTAGAGAAAAATATTCATCTAAAAGATTAACTGATATTGAAGATTCTTATGATGAGATTGATATTGAAGACTTAATTCCAAATGAGCCAATGGTAGTTACTATTACTCATAATGGTTACGTGAAAAGAGTACCAATCAAATCTTATGAAAAACAAAGAAGAGGTGGAAAAGGTAAAGTTGCAGTTACAACGCACGATGATGACTTTATAGAAAGATTCTTTGTAACCAATACCCATGATACCTTGATGTTTGTTACAAACATGGGGCAATTATACTGGTTGAAAGTTTATAGAATCCCAGAAGGAAGTAGAACTGCAAAAGGTAAAGCAGTTGTTAACTTAATCAACTTAAGACCTGATGAGAAGATTATGGAGATTATTCCAACAAGTGACTTTGATGAGTCTAAATCTTTAGCCTTCTTTACAAGAAATGGTGTTGTTAAAAGAACATCATTATCAGAATTTAGTAATATAAGAAGCAATGGTGTAAGAGCAATTGTTCTTGATGATGCTGATGAGATTGTTACAGCTAAGATTACAACTCCTAGTACTCAATATTTGATGATTTTCACAAGTTTAGGTCAATGTATTAGATTTGATGTTGAAAAAACAAGAGAGCAAGGTAGAAGTACAAGAGGGGTACGAGGTATCAAGTTTAAACATGATACGGACTTCGTAGTTGATGCAAATGTTGTTGATAACATCGAACAAGAGTTATTAACTGTATCTCAAAAAGGTATCGGAAAACGAACAACAGTAGAAGAGTATAGAGAGACAAATAGAGCAGGTTCTGGTGTTATTTCTATGAAACTAAGCGCTAAAACAGGAAATGTTGTAGGTGCTGTGTTAGTTGATGAAGCACAAGACTTGATGATATTAACTTCTATTGGTAAAATGATTAGAGTGGATATGCAAACAATTAGAAAAGCTGGAAGAAATACATCTGGTGTAATTATTGTAAATGTTGATGCAAAAGATAAAGTTGTTTCAATAGCAAAATGTCCAAAAGAAGATGATGATGAATTAGATATCGAAAATGCTGATACTATGGATGGTATCAATTTAGATGAGTTTAATCTTAAAGATAAACCTGAAGAAGAAAATAACGATACTAATAATAAAGAAGATAATATTTTAGGAGAAGATTAA
- a CDS encoding YdcH family protein, with protein sequence MFHEYREEITKLKASDNYFHNLFEKHNALDEEIESLVKSHGDEFTIEAKKKEKLKLKDEVFNAIIKYKKENNL encoded by the coding sequence ATGTTTCATGAATATAGAGAAGAAATAACAAAATTAAAGGCAAGTGATAACTATTTTCACAATCTATTTGAAAAGCATAATGCGTTAGATGAAGAGATTGAAAGTCTAGTAAAATCTCATGGAGATGAGTTTACTATTGAAGCAAAGAAAAAAGAGAAACTAAAATTAAAAGATGAAGTTTTCAATGCTATTATTAAATACAAAAAAGAAAATAATTTATAA